The Psychrosphaera ytuae genome includes a region encoding these proteins:
- a CDS encoding efflux RND transporter permease subunit — protein sequence MKFSHFFINRPIFAVMLSMVILIAGAISLTQLPVSEYPEVVPPTVVVNASYPGANPKVIAETVATPLEQEINGVENMLYMFSQATSDGRLTLTVTFALGTDLDRAQVQVQNRVNSAVPRLPQEVQRLGVVAEKSSPDLALVVHLFSPEKTHDISYLSNYADIYVKDQLARLGSVGDVRVFGGGQYALRVWLNPEQLAEKKLTASDVVNAIRSQNRQVAAGSLGSQPTELENQFQILLNVKGRLDNIEEFNDIVIRVGENGEITRLKDIGRIELGQNTYSLRAMLDGQPAVAIPIFQRPGSNAIELSDDVRSVMAEASKAFPAGVEYDIVYDPTIFVRGSIDAVIKTLLEAVLLVVIVVILFLQTWRASIIPLIAVPVSLVGTFAAMQWLGVSINTLSLFGLVLAIGIVVDDAIVVVENVERNIEEGLTPYEATKQAMTEVTGPIIAIALVLCAVFIPTAFITGLSGQFYKQFALTITISTLISAVNSLTLSPALSAILLKPHGAKPDMPTRVLDKVFGGWLFKPFNRMFDKASNAYVGLVKRLIRISGIVFVIYLGLLLLTSKMFDAIPGGFIPQQDKQYLVAIAQLPDAASLDRTEAVVKEMEQIALATPGVKHTVSFPGLSVNGFSNSPNSGIVFVTLDDFENRTAPNLSAMAIAGQLNGAFYGIDEAFVAVFPPPPIQGLGTTGGFKVQIEDRANLGFEALFNNLQAVIGNAYKEPELTGLYSSFRIQVPQMDIEIDREQALVQGIPLSEVFDALQIYLGSVYVNDFNLFGRTYQVTAQADAEYRLDPEQILQYKIRNRQGQMVPLGSILTVTPTTGPDRVMHYNGYPSAELNGSPAPGYSSDQAQKAIERVLASTLDEGMEYEWTEVTYQQILAGNTMVYVFPLVVLLVFMVLASQYESLRLPLAIILIVPMTILSALVGVWLVGGDNNIFTQIALIVLVALACKNAILMVEFAKEKTDAGLTTLDAIIEACRLRLRPILMTSIAFTAGVVPLVLATGAGAEMRETMGIAVFSGMIGVTIFGLLFTPVFYMLVANKNNKKQVVQE from the coding sequence ATGAAATTTTCTCATTTTTTTATTAACCGTCCAATATTCGCTGTGATGCTGTCGATGGTGATACTTATTGCCGGGGCAATATCACTGACTCAGTTGCCAGTTAGTGAATACCCGGAAGTCGTTCCACCTACTGTCGTTGTTAATGCAAGCTACCCTGGAGCAAATCCAAAAGTAATCGCTGAAACCGTAGCAACACCACTAGAACAAGAAATTAATGGTGTAGAAAACATGTTGTATATGTTTTCTCAAGCAACCAGTGATGGTCGATTAACCTTAACGGTAACCTTTGCCCTTGGAACTGACCTTGACCGAGCACAAGTCCAAGTTCAAAACCGAGTAAACAGCGCAGTGCCGCGCCTACCTCAAGAAGTACAGCGATTGGGTGTAGTAGCAGAAAAGTCCTCACCGGACTTAGCCTTAGTTGTTCACTTGTTTTCGCCAGAAAAGACCCATGACATTAGCTACCTATCAAATTACGCAGACATTTACGTTAAAGACCAATTAGCGAGGTTGGGTTCTGTAGGTGACGTGCGAGTGTTCGGTGGTGGTCAATACGCGCTTCGGGTGTGGTTAAATCCGGAGCAACTGGCTGAGAAAAAGCTCACAGCCTCCGATGTCGTAAATGCGATTCGTAGCCAAAACCGTCAAGTAGCAGCAGGCTCTTTGGGCTCACAACCAACGGAGTTAGAGAATCAATTTCAGATATTATTAAACGTCAAAGGCCGATTAGACAACATCGAAGAGTTTAATGACATAGTTATTCGCGTTGGTGAAAACGGTGAAATTACGCGTCTAAAAGACATAGGTCGAATTGAGCTAGGACAAAACACCTACTCTCTCAGAGCTATGTTGGACGGCCAACCTGCGGTCGCAATCCCGATCTTCCAACGTCCGGGTTCCAATGCGATAGAGCTTTCTGATGACGTTCGTTCGGTGATGGCTGAAGCTTCTAAAGCATTTCCTGCCGGCGTCGAATACGACATAGTATACGACCCAACGATCTTCGTCCGTGGCTCTATTGATGCCGTTATCAAAACATTACTCGAAGCTGTTTTGTTAGTTGTCATCGTCGTTATTTTATTCTTACAAACTTGGCGCGCCTCGATTATTCCTTTGATCGCCGTACCTGTGTCACTTGTTGGTACCTTTGCAGCGATGCAATGGTTAGGTGTATCAATTAATACGTTATCGTTATTCGGATTAGTATTGGCCATTGGTATTGTCGTTGACGATGCTATTGTTGTCGTAGAAAACGTCGAACGAAACATTGAAGAAGGTCTTACTCCATACGAAGCGACAAAACAAGCAATGACAGAAGTTACGGGTCCTATTATTGCCATTGCGTTAGTCTTGTGTGCCGTGTTTATCCCCACCGCATTTATTACGGGCCTATCTGGTCAATTTTACAAACAATTCGCATTGACCATTACTATTTCGACATTGATATCTGCTGTCAATTCATTAACTTTGTCACCCGCACTTTCGGCAATTCTGTTAAAACCTCATGGGGCCAAACCAGACATGCCAACCCGAGTTTTAGATAAGGTCTTTGGCGGTTGGTTATTCAAACCATTCAATCGCATGTTTGACAAAGCGTCTAATGCTTATGTGGGCCTTGTTAAACGTTTGATCCGAATCTCCGGCATTGTTTTTGTCATCTACCTTGGCCTGTTGTTGCTTACATCAAAAATGTTTGATGCAATTCCTGGTGGATTTATTCCTCAGCAAGACAAGCAATATTTAGTCGCAATAGCGCAACTGCCAGATGCAGCGAGCTTAGATCGGACCGAAGCGGTAGTAAAAGAAATGGAGCAAATTGCGTTAGCAACACCTGGTGTTAAACACACAGTTTCGTTTCCAGGGCTTTCCGTTAATGGTTTTTCGAATAGCCCTAATAGCGGTATTGTCTTTGTTACTTTGGATGATTTTGAAAATCGTACTGCCCCAAATTTGTCAGCGATGGCGATTGCAGGTCAACTTAACGGCGCGTTTTACGGTATTGATGAGGCATTTGTCGCCGTATTCCCACCGCCGCCCATTCAAGGATTGGGCACAACAGGTGGCTTTAAAGTGCAGATAGAAGACCGCGCTAACCTTGGCTTTGAAGCTTTGTTTAACAACCTTCAAGCTGTGATTGGCAATGCTTATAAAGAGCCTGAGTTAACGGGTTTGTACTCTAGTTTCCGTATCCAAGTTCCGCAAATGGACATTGAGATCGACCGCGAACAAGCGTTAGTTCAGGGTATACCGCTCAGTGAAGTGTTTGATGCGCTACAAATTTATTTAGGGTCAGTGTACGTTAATGACTTTAACTTATTTGGTCGTACCTATCAGGTAACAGCACAAGCAGACGCTGAGTATCGCCTCGATCCAGAGCAAATTTTACAATACAAGATCCGTAACCGTCAGGGCCAAATGGTGCCATTAGGCAGTATTCTTACCGTAACGCCAACGACGGGTCCCGACCGCGTTATGCACTATAACGGCTATCCGTCAGCTGAGTTAAATGGCTCGCCTGCACCAGGTTATTCTTCGGATCAGGCGCAAAAAGCCATTGAGCGCGTCCTTGCTAGTACCTTAGACGAAGGTATGGAGTACGAATGGACAGAAGTGACCTACCAACAAATCCTAGCCGGTAATACGATGGTCTATGTATTCCCTCTTGTGGTGTTACTTGTTTTCATGGTGCTTGCATCACAATACGAGAGCTTACGTCTACCTTTGGCAATCATTTTAATCGTGCCTATGACAATTTTAAGTGCCCTTGTAGGTGTATGGCTGGTCGGTGGTGACAATAATATCTTCACCCAGATTGCGCTGATTGTTTTGGTTGCTCTGGCCTGTAAAAACGCGATTTTAATGGTCGAATTTGCCAAAGAAAAAACCGATGCGGGTCTAACCACATTGGACGCGATCATTGAAGCTTGCCGCCTTCGATTACGACCAATATTAATGACCTCTATCGCCTTTACCGCGGGCGTCGTACCTCTGGTTTTAGCTACGGGTGCCGGCGCTGAAATGCGCGAGACTATGGGTATAGCCGTATTCTCAGGAATGATTGGCGTTACAATATTTGGCTTGTTGTTTACCCCTGTTTTTTATATGTTGGTCGCCAATAAAAATAATAAAAAACAGGTTGTACAGGAGTAG
- a CDS encoding zinc-binding dehydrogenase, which yields MTIPLKMKAIALPSPSGDFTLIEVTVDVPQRVAGQHLIKVEAVGLNPVDAKLARSGVEGWQYPHIMGFDAVGTVVECDDGNPLGPGKRVMIHASLTSQGVLSEYISVPSHALIEIPDSVSNSTAATVPCAGLTAYLSIERLDLKEDQTLLIEGGSGSVGQFAIQMAHYLGYRVITTASPDKFAYLRSLGAEHVIDYKAQDIVEQIMAITMDRGVDAVLDTIGGEVTSRCVKVLKFAGSIACLVEYQPIDYKLLFKKAPQLISISLGGAWLSNDMCAQLKMAFIGNKMMNCIGKGDFKVPKVLPVPFEADAISDALQRQFDGHVFGKQVVMLKQS from the coding sequence ATGACAATTCCATTAAAGATGAAGGCAATTGCCCTACCTTCTCCATCAGGTGACTTCACGTTAATTGAGGTGACTGTCGATGTACCACAACGTGTGGCAGGACAGCATTTGATTAAAGTTGAAGCAGTGGGCCTCAACCCTGTTGACGCTAAATTAGCGAGATCAGGCGTCGAAGGTTGGCAATATCCGCATATAATGGGATTTGATGCTGTGGGAACCGTTGTTGAGTGTGACGACGGTAACCCGCTTGGACCTGGTAAGCGTGTAATGATCCACGCAAGCCTGACTTCACAAGGTGTGCTTTCGGAGTACATTTCAGTACCTTCGCACGCTTTAATTGAGATACCAGATTCAGTCAGCAATAGCACCGCAGCGACTGTCCCGTGCGCCGGTCTGACCGCTTACTTAAGTATTGAACGTCTTGATCTTAAAGAAGACCAAACACTACTTATTGAAGGTGGTTCTGGCTCTGTCGGTCAATTTGCGATTCAAATGGCACATTACCTTGGCTATCGCGTGATCACCACGGCAAGCCCTGACAAGTTTGCGTATTTGCGAAGCCTAGGCGCTGAACACGTGATTGACTACAAAGCGCAAGATATTGTCGAGCAAATTATGGCCATCACCATGGATCGCGGAGTTGATGCTGTGCTAGATACGATTGGCGGCGAGGTAACATCAAGATGTGTAAAAGTATTGAAGTTTGCTGGTTCCATTGCATGCTTAGTTGAATATCAGCCTATTGATTATAAGTTGTTGTTTAAAAAAGCCCCTCAATTGATTTCGATTTCGCTTGGTGGGGCTTGGCTGAGCAACGATATGTGCGCGCAATTAAAGATGGCTTTTATTGGCAATAAAATGATGAATTGTATCGGTAAGGGCGACTTTAAAGTACCTAAAGTACTACCCGTCCCTTTCGAAGCCGATGCCATTTCAGACGCATTACAAAGACAGTTTGATGGCCATGTGTTTGGTAAACAAGTGGTTATGTTGAAACAGTCATAA
- the gndA gene encoding NADP-dependent phosphogluconate dehydrogenase, which produces MTDKTTLCDIGFIGLGVMGKNLALNLADNGYKIAAFDLDTEKVEAAIEQDELERNDGPQRIFPCTSYTELLSKLTSPHLIILSVPAGAPVDDVCHKLMDAGIQADDIIVDTGNSLWTDTVEREARYEGRFLFFSTAVSGGEVGARFGASLMPSGDRYAWTRIEPIFKAIAAKVDPDTGKPIERHEPGNPVTEGEPCATYIGETGSGHYVKMVHNGIEYADMQLICEAYNIMRTGLKMEPKEIAAIFRKWNEGELNSYLIEISAEVLEHIDEETNQPLVDIILDKAGQKGTGLWTAVSSLQVGAPSPTITSAVYARALSTQKDNRVAASKVLAGPELKDLGLSKEEVIEQLHDALYCSKICAYAQGFQLMSMAAKEHGWVLDFAGIAKIWRAGCIIRAVFLQSIADAYERDEELANLLIDPFFAGQIAKYQNNWRRTIANSSLIGIPVGAFSSALAYYDSYRSAVLPANLLQGQRDFFGAHTFARADKNDGKMYHVEWSKPGRPVVKVK; this is translated from the coding sequence ATGACTGACAAGACAACGTTGTGTGATATTGGGTTTATCGGTTTGGGAGTTATGGGTAAAAATTTGGCCCTAAACTTAGCGGATAATGGATATAAAATCGCTGCTTTTGATTTAGATACTGAAAAAGTAGAAGCCGCCATCGAGCAAGACGAGCTCGAACGAAACGACGGACCCCAACGAATTTTCCCTTGCACCTCTTACACTGAACTTCTCTCTAAACTTACCTCTCCCCACTTAATTATTCTTTCTGTTCCTGCTGGCGCACCTGTTGATGATGTTTGTCACAAGCTAATGGATGCTGGTATTCAAGCTGACGATATTATTGTTGATACCGGAAACAGTTTATGGACTGACACAGTAGAGCGTGAAGCTCGTTATGAAGGGCGTTTCTTGTTCTTTTCTACGGCTGTGTCTGGTGGTGAAGTTGGTGCACGTTTTGGTGCGTCATTAATGCCAAGTGGCGATCGTTACGCATGGACTCGTATCGAACCTATTTTTAAAGCCATTGCTGCTAAAGTAGACCCTGACACGGGTAAACCTATTGAACGTCACGAACCAGGTAACCCAGTTACTGAAGGCGAACCGTGTGCGACTTACATCGGTGAAACAGGTTCTGGTCATTACGTAAAAATGGTCCATAACGGTATCGAATACGCGGACATGCAATTGATTTGTGAAGCATACAATATCATGCGCACTGGCTTGAAAATGGAGCCAAAAGAAATCGCAGCGATATTCCGTAAGTGGAATGAGGGTGAACTAAACAGTTATCTAATTGAGATAAGTGCTGAAGTTTTGGAGCACATCGATGAAGAGACAAACCAGCCTCTGGTCGACATAATTCTTGATAAAGCGGGCCAAAAGGGCACAGGTTTGTGGACGGCGGTTAGCAGTTTACAAGTAGGCGCTCCATCGCCAACGATTACATCTGCCGTATACGCTCGTGCCTTATCGACTCAAAAAGACAACCGCGTCGCGGCCTCCAAAGTATTAGCGGGACCTGAGCTAAAAGATCTTGGTTTATCCAAAGAAGAAGTCATAGAACAACTACACGATGCCCTATATTGCTCGAAAATTTGTGCGTATGCACAGGGTTTTCAATTAATGAGTATGGCTGCAAAAGAACATGGTTGGGTACTTGATTTTGCAGGTATTGCAAAGATTTGGCGCGCGGGTTGTATTATCCGAGCGGTATTCCTTCAATCGATTGCTGATGCGTATGAGCGCGATGAAGAGCTGGCTAATTTATTAATCGATCCGTTTTTTGCAGGTCAAATTGCTAAGTACCAAAACAATTGGCGCCGTACTATCGCTAATTCGTCATTGATTGGTATACCAGTTGGCGCATTTTCTTCGGCTTTGGCATATTACGATTCGTACCGAAGTGCAGTATTACCGGCTAATTTACTGCAAGGCCAACGCGACTTTTTTGGTGCGCATACCTTTGCTCGTGCCGATAAAAATGATGGCAAAATGTACCACGTAGAGTGGAGTAAACCAGGTCGTCCTGTCGTTAAAGTGAAATAA
- the glgX gene encoding glycogen debranching protein GlgX, with protein MKQDLLKPEVVDAGDAQPLGMRWSLDEQTLNFAIVAPDAETVFVHFFLPDTEEYVDKVEISHRTGKVFHARLANIESTWLYAIQAIQKDPLRGAVINDKLLLDPYAKNLNRSLIWDPVKYKDDSPFFLPKAKLNEASFDWQGATKPTIAKSETILYETHVKGFTQLQSQLPAELRGTYLGLAEPISIDYLKSLGVTSVQLMPVFSFMSEPRLQELGLVNYWGYNPISFFAPDSRYAIKDAVFEFKTMVRELHKAGIEVILDVVYNHTAEGGKDGPVLSYKGLVEAEFYVRGADDYSFEYANYTGCGNTVNADSDFGLRVIMDSLRYWLEEMQVDGFRFDLAATLGRNGERFNHRATLLRAMAQDPVISQAKLIAEPWDIGPEGYQLGNFPPNWVECNDRYRDSVRKFWRGDRALVPELASRILGSRDIFKKGRRSQISSVNYVAYHDGYTLHDLVSYEQRHNLANLEDNRDGHGANYSRNYGVEGPTSDPNITKIRERQKRNMLATLFLSQGIPHLLAGDEFGRTQQGNNNAYCQDNEVSWVNWQLEPEQVQLSRFVKKLIEIRKAHPVLQHCILHDDGFEHHTRHHHVAWLRPDGEEKSVDDWQDPDNQCLGLLVADEDREYQLLFILNASECPHQYVLPTSSSRVRLLDTKVEGQFEEMIYSEPTYIQQPQSISLWKLSLH; from the coding sequence ATGAAACAAGACCTTTTAAAACCAGAGGTAGTAGACGCCGGAGATGCACAACCACTTGGTATGCGTTGGTCACTAGATGAGCAGACTCTAAATTTTGCAATCGTTGCTCCTGATGCAGAAACGGTTTTTGTTCATTTCTTTTTGCCAGATACCGAAGAATACGTCGACAAAGTTGAAATTTCACACCGGACCGGAAAAGTCTTCCACGCTCGACTGGCAAACATTGAGTCAACTTGGTTATATGCGATACAAGCCATTCAAAAAGATCCACTTCGAGGTGCGGTAATTAACGACAAGTTGTTGCTCGACCCATATGCCAAAAACTTAAACCGCAGTCTGATCTGGGATCCGGTGAAATACAAAGACGACAGTCCGTTTTTTTTACCAAAAGCAAAGTTAAACGAAGCTTCGTTTGATTGGCAAGGGGCCACCAAACCAACTATTGCCAAGTCAGAAACTATCCTCTATGAGACGCACGTAAAAGGCTTTACTCAGTTACAGTCGCAGCTACCTGCAGAGCTACGCGGCACGTACCTAGGTCTTGCTGAGCCTATTAGTATTGATTACCTAAAAAGTTTGGGCGTAACTTCAGTTCAACTCATGCCTGTTTTTAGTTTTATGTCAGAACCACGTTTACAAGAACTAGGTTTGGTCAATTACTGGGGTTACAACCCGATCAGCTTTTTTGCACCAGACTCAAGGTATGCCATCAAAGACGCAGTTTTTGAGTTTAAAACTATGGTGAGAGAACTACACAAAGCGGGCATCGAAGTCATTTTAGATGTTGTTTACAATCATACCGCTGAAGGCGGTAAAGACGGGCCTGTACTCAGTTATAAAGGTCTCGTCGAAGCTGAGTTTTATGTACGCGGCGCTGATGATTATAGCTTTGAGTATGCCAACTACACAGGTTGTGGCAACACGGTTAATGCCGATAGCGACTTCGGTTTAAGGGTGATCATGGACTCGTTGCGGTATTGGCTAGAAGAAATGCAGGTCGACGGTTTCCGTTTTGATTTAGCGGCAACGCTAGGACGTAATGGCGAACGGTTCAACCATCGTGCGACCTTGCTGAGGGCAATGGCTCAAGATCCTGTTATCAGTCAAGCCAAGCTAATTGCAGAACCTTGGGATATTGGGCCTGAAGGATATCAACTGGGTAACTTTCCGCCTAATTGGGTTGAATGTAATGACCGCTATCGCGACAGCGTGAGAAAGTTTTGGCGAGGTGATCGCGCTTTAGTTCCTGAGTTGGCAAGTCGGATTTTGGGCTCAAGAGATATCTTTAAAAAAGGCCGCCGCAGTCAAATATCTTCTGTTAACTATGTTGCGTATCACGATGGATATACATTGCATGATTTGGTCAGTTACGAGCAAAGACACAATTTAGCAAACCTAGAGGACAACAGAGACGGCCACGGCGCAAATTATTCTCGCAATTATGGCGTTGAGGGGCCTACATCTGATCCGAACATTACAAAAATCAGAGAACGACAAAAGCGTAACATGCTGGCGACCTTATTTTTGTCGCAAGGCATTCCACATTTGTTGGCAGGTGACGAATTTGGTCGTACGCAACAGGGTAACAACAATGCTTACTGTCAGGACAATGAGGTCAGTTGGGTAAACTGGCAATTAGAGCCTGAGCAGGTGCAACTTAGTCGATTTGTTAAAAAGCTCATTGAGATCAGAAAAGCGCACCCTGTGTTACAGCATTGTATTTTACACGATGATGGATTTGAACATCATACTCGTCATCACCACGTTGCTTGGCTTCGACCAGACGGAGAAGAAAAAAGTGTTGACGACTGGCAAGACCCAGATAATCAATGTCTAGGTCTATTAGTGGCAGATGAAGACAGAGAGTACCAATTGTTATTTATTCTTAACGCATCTGAATGTCCACATCAGTATGTCTTACCAACTTCTTCAAGTCGGGTTAGATTACTTGATACAAAAGTCGAAGGGCAATTTGAAGAAATGATTTATTCAGAGCCAACTTACATTCAACAGCCACAGAGTATTAGTCTTTGGAAGTTGTCTCTGCACTAA
- the glgB gene encoding 1,4-alpha-glucan branching protein GlgB, giving the protein MLSHHQLATQLSQATLTKPFAELGLFENPDGKGFVLRVWQPDAVKVELLESKRNRVIAELEMKTDSGLFEVVLPRRKKAFPYRLRIQSHDGVSVITDPYQYKSEAFYAVHHVHSDPRNTYRQLGAQLIELADGTAATRFAVFAPNASSCSLIGEFNHWDGRRLPMEKTDCGHFVLVVPNIIAGAKYKFELKDQYGQVLPHKADPIGFYHDQYPSFASVVYDHNVYKWQDQDWHQQKQADTHQQPMNIYEVHLGSWRMKQTEHGEMVPLSYEELIEQLIPYVKEMGYTHIEVLPVSEHPFTGSWGYQPTGMFAPTSRFGNPDDFKAFVDACHQAEIGIIVDWVPAHFPEDAHGLARFDGTHVYEYEDPRKGWHPDWNSCIYDFGKDTVRQFLVASALYWFDKFHVDGIRVDAVASMLYLDYSRNEGEWIPNVDGGNHNYEAISLLKWMNEAVHQHFPNGLTIAEESTSFPGVSKPTFDGGLGFDYKWNMGWMHDSLVFISKDPMYRKYHHNDITFSMVYNYDEHFVLPISHDEVVHGKGSMLRKMPGDEWQQAANQRAYAGYMFSHPGKKLNFMGSEFGQWEEWNHNTELSWFALDNPKNQGIQHWYKSLNHIYKSNRALYQLDHDKRGFEWLDHSDSEQSVLAFVRRDAHGEEVLVVANFTPVPRDGYRLGAGIHEDYEILCNSDDAEFGGSGYLKNRIFKTENIEWQGQKHSIVMDLPPLAVVMLVPKSQTSPA; this is encoded by the coding sequence ATGCTCTCTCATCATCAACTAGCCACTCAACTCTCTCAGGCAACGTTAACCAAGCCATTTGCGGAGCTTGGGTTATTTGAAAACCCAGATGGTAAAGGTTTTGTTTTGAGAGTATGGCAACCAGATGCGGTAAAAGTTGAGTTGCTGGAGTCAAAGCGAAATAGAGTCATTGCAGAACTTGAGATGAAAACCGATTCGGGGCTGTTCGAGGTTGTTTTACCGCGTCGGAAAAAAGCGTTTCCGTATCGGCTTCGTATTCAATCACATGATGGTGTCAGCGTAATAACAGACCCATATCAGTATAAGTCTGAGGCCTTTTATGCGGTGCACCACGTTCATTCCGACCCAAGAAACACCTACCGTCAATTGGGCGCACAACTCATTGAGCTAGCGGACGGGACGGCCGCGACTCGGTTTGCAGTGTTTGCACCAAATGCTTCATCTTGCAGCCTTATTGGTGAGTTTAATCATTGGGATGGCCGTCGGTTACCAATGGAAAAAACAGACTGTGGTCATTTTGTTCTTGTGGTACCAAACATAATTGCAGGCGCCAAATACAAATTTGAGTTAAAAGACCAATACGGCCAAGTCTTGCCTCACAAAGCCGACCCAATTGGGTTTTATCACGATCAGTACCCCTCGTTTGCGTCAGTAGTTTATGACCACAATGTTTATAAATGGCAAGACCAAGACTGGCATCAACAAAAGCAAGCTGATACACATCAGCAACCAATGAATATTTATGAGGTCCATTTGGGTTCGTGGCGAATGAAACAAACCGAACACGGCGAAATGGTCCCTCTTAGCTATGAAGAATTAATAGAACAACTCATTCCTTACGTTAAAGAGATGGGTTATACCCACATTGAAGTATTACCTGTGTCTGAACACCCATTTACTGGTTCATGGGGTTATCAACCCACAGGCATGTTTGCGCCTACTTCTCGATTTGGTAATCCCGATGACTTCAAGGCGTTTGTCGATGCGTGTCACCAAGCAGAGATTGGTATTATTGTGGATTGGGTTCCTGCCCACTTTCCGGAAGACGCTCATGGCTTGGCGCGATTTGACGGTACTCATGTTTATGAATATGAAGATCCGCGAAAGGGCTGGCATCCCGATTGGAACTCTTGCATTTATGACTTTGGCAAAGACACGGTTCGCCAGTTTTTGGTCGCGAGTGCTTTGTATTGGTTTGATAAATTTCATGTCGATGGTATTCGAGTCGATGCGGTGGCGTCGATGTTGTATTTGGACTATTCCAGGAATGAAGGTGAGTGGATCCCTAATGTTGATGGGGGTAACCACAATTATGAGGCGATCAGTTTACTAAAGTGGATGAACGAAGCAGTTCATCAACACTTTCCAAATGGTTTAACCATAGCCGAAGAATCCACTTCGTTTCCTGGTGTGTCTAAACCGACGTTTGATGGTGGTTTAGGTTTCGATTACAAGTGGAACATGGGCTGGATGCACGATTCTTTGGTATTTATCAGCAAAGACCCTATGTATCGAAAATACCACCATAACGACATAACGTTCTCAATGGTCTATAACTACGATGAGCATTTTGTTTTGCCGATATCCCACGATGAAGTGGTACATGGCAAGGGTTCCATGTTACGTAAAATGCCGGGAGATGAATGGCAACAAGCAGCTAACCAAAGAGCATATGCAGGTTACATGTTCAGTCATCCAGGTAAAAAACTCAATTTTATGGGCAGTGAATTTGGTCAATGGGAAGAATGGAATCACAACACCGAATTATCTTGGTTTGCCTTAGATAACCCCAAAAACCAAGGTATTCAACATTGGTATAAGTCTCTTAACCACATTTACAAGTCTAACCGGGCTTTGTATCAATTAGACCATGACAAACGTGGATTCGAGTGGTTGGATCACAGTGACTCTGAACAAAGTGTGTTGGCATTTGTCCGTCGAGATGCACATGGTGAAGAAGTATTAGTTGTGGCAAATTTCACGCCCGTTCCGCGCGATGGATATCGCCTAGGGGCAGGTATTCATGAAGATTATGAGATTTTGTGTAATTCTGATGATGCCGAATTTGGCGGTAGTGGTTATCTGAAAAACCGTATATTTAAAACCGAAAACATTGAATGGCAGGGCCAAAAACACAGTATTGTGATGGACTTACCACCATTAGCCGTTGTGATGCTAGTGCCTAAATCACAAACTTCACCAGCATAA